The Pleuronectes platessa chromosome 13, fPlePla1.1, whole genome shotgun sequence genome includes a window with the following:
- the eif4g1a gene encoding eukaryotic translation initiation factor 4 gamma 1a isoform X3, whose product MNKPPQPIAGPTSVPNPAPSPGLTQAAYGQGQPPSLVFATQPPPQMNSAPQTRQFAAGPRPLHQQTYYPNRPAMATSAPRVQTSSGPRPVGPTHVYPTNPQMIMMSQQQLSFAGSPQGYFIPPPGQYRAPYMPPTQQYPVTTGTAGFYPGTSPAEYTAYAGAYYPAQPQYSPSVQPAPVMINPPQQQQQAPPPQQQQQQQQQPPQPQPQQQQPPAQAQGPLKRERKPIRIRDPNQGGRDITEEIMSGGRSTTTPTPPQASIADLSPPQTNGEVVQPVATVTRHDDNMEPAVGAETPPPPATAETEPVLEAKQEMDSQMPVCAESDAQSVAPTAATEDPSPLIKDEQSPSSLPPVVASITTTTPAEAVNKDVTKVSDTVDAPVSPSASVAAQEAPLKLEEPQAAPAPPEKAPEKEEKITEEVKKVEKEEQVASSKVEPVVEDAAIVTPVKVAKEEAVAKEEAVAKEEAVTKTSTEMSQPPPSVQEHAVPQTQSAVLNSAPEPKAEPQPEPKAEPQPEPQPEPEPEPEPTPVVTAEPLLSNGLPQNVEELSEDVALSDTTSLDKPDASQSQESTPVAKMAAPTQEEDLEEEKKVEEKNVEEEKENIEDVPPAPISCPTEESTMQAATSLPKKRRNMKELNKKEAIGDLLDAFTDEQEPIPASEPVPTPADPVPVAPAEPPAEVVDETWEEKEDKQNSVPDKPKATYKYKEEQWKPINPEEKKQYDRDFLLGFQFIGASMNKPEGLPTISDVVLDKVNKTPMRPVDPARLINVGPDFTPSYLGNLGTRSAGGPRGPPPGPRRSQQGQRKEPRKINISSMSFNDDVQLNKAEKAWKPSVKKSTRSRAAEETEEDETEQGKTRELFKRLRSILNKLTPQKFQELMKQVTDLAIDTEERLKGTIDLIFEKAISEPNFSVAYANMCRCLMGLKVPTSDKPGAFANFRKLLLNRCQKEFEKDQDDDEIFEKKQKEMEASKDDEERERMRVALNDARDQARRRSLGNIKFIGELFKLKMLTEAIMHDCVVKLLKNHDQESLECLCRLFSTIGKDLDFEKAKPRMDQYFHQMDKIIKEKKTSSRIRFMLQDVLDLRKCNWVPRRGEQGPKTIDQIHKEAEMEEHREHIKVQQLISKGGGGGGRMGGDRGDRGDRGGRGSHTQGGGRNNPPQDEGWNTVPISKNRPIDTSRLSKITKPGALDFNLTMLAPGGKSLAGSWGKGSSGGTGAKPASGEQDSGRPAPSTNRFSALQSGSSLSSSDSDRRVPQRSSSSRERGGDGGDREKDRFTRNEVREGRDDRSSSNQITKRSFSRESQERGGRAGDSRTSADPVRRVASMTNDRDRGSRDRGSRDRGSRDRGSRDQGSRDRGSRDRVPSQDLTAKRESAPTPPPSLPKPTLTEEELEKKANAIVEEYLHINDLKEALQCVVELNSTSLLYVFVRTGVESTLERSTIARERMGHLLHQLIKAGTLPTPQCYKGLEEILEAAEDMAIDIPHIWLYLAELITPLLHEGGIPMGQLFREISKPLLPLGKAAVLLVQILKLLCDGMTPKKVGAMWTESGLSWSDFLPKDEDVNAFVTEQKMDFTTGEMTESVEEGVKKALSGEELSKQLDRLLEEKADNQRIGDWVEANLDEQQATSNQFLRALMTAVCQSAIICDNPYRMDPIQIKQRASLLQKYLSDEQKELQALCALQALMVHMEQPANLLRMFFDALYDEDVIKEEAFYKWETSKDPAEQTGKGVALKSVTAFFTWLREAEEESDKE is encoded by the exons TACCGGGCCCCATACATGCCTCCAACTCAGCAGTATCCTGTGACCACCGGTACAGCTGGCTTCTATCCGGGAACCAGCCCGGCTGAATACACCGCTTATG CAGGAGCATATTATCCTGCTCAGCCACAGTACTCTCCGTCTGTCCAGCCCGCACCGGTCATGATCAACCCCCCCCAGCAACAGCAACAAGCCCCgcctcctcagcagcagcagcagcagcaacagcagccaccgcagccgcagccgcagcagcagcagccgccggCTCAGGCACAAGGCCCACTAAAGAGGGAACGCAAACCG ATAAGAATACGAGACCCCAACCAGGGCGGGCGTGATATCACAGAGGAGATAATGTCAGGTGGAAGGTCCACCACCACACCGACCCCCCCACAG GCCTCCATAGCAGATTTAAGTCCTCCACAGACCAATGGTGAAGTTGTACAACCTGTCGCTACAGTGACAAGACATG ATGATAACATGGAGCCTGCTGTTGGCGCTGAaacccctccacctcctgccaCAGCAGAAACAGAGCCTGTGCTGGAGGCCAAACAGGAAATGGACAGCCAGATGCCTGTGTGTGCTGAATCCGATGCACAATCTGTAGCCCCCACAGCTGCTACTGAGGATCCATCCCCATTGATAAAGGACGAGCAgtctccctcttccctccctcctgtagTAGCATCTATTACAACTACTACTCCTGCTGAAGCAGTAAATAAAGACGTTACTAAAGTCAGTGACACAGTCGATGCACCTGTCAGCCCTTCAGCATCAGTAGCAGCACAAGAGGCACCTCTCAAACTAGAGGAACCACAGGCGGCCCCAGCTCCACCTGAGAAGGCAccagaaaaggaagaaaagataacagaggaagtgaagaaagtTGAAAAAGAGGAGCAGGTGGCTAGTTCCAAGGTGGAGCCTGTAGTTGAAGATGCAGCTATAGTTACCCCTGTTAAAGTGGCAAAAGAAGAAGCTGTGGCAAAAGAAGAAGCCGTGGCAAAAGAAGAAGCCGTGACAAAAACTTCAACTGAAATGTCTCAGCCTCCACCCTCTGTACAGGAACATGCTGTTCCACAGACCCAGAGCGCTGTTCTCAACTCTGCACCTGAACCCAAAGCTGAACCCCAACCTGAACCCAAAGCTGAACCCCAACCTGAACCCCAACCTGAACCCGAACCTGAACCCGAACCTACTCCGGTTGTAACAGCAGAGCCTCTCCTCTCCAACGGTCTTCCTCAGAACGTTGAGGAACTGTCTGAGGATGTTGCGCTTTCAGACACTACATCCCTTGACAAGCCTGATGCCTCGCAATCTCAGGAATCCACACCTGTAGCTAAAATGGCAGCACCAACCCAGGAAGAGGAtttggaagaggagaagaaggtggaagagaagaatgtggaagaggagaaggagaatatAGAGGATGTCCCTCCTGCCCCTATCAGCTGCCCTACAGAGGAATCTACTATGCAAG CTGCTACGTCTCTgccaaagaagaggaggaacatgaaGGAGCTCAACAAAAAGGAGGCCATTGGAGACCTCCTGGATGCATTCACAGAT gagcaggagcccATCCCTGCTTCTGAACCTGTGCCCACTCCGGCCGACCCTGTCCCTGTTGCTCCAGCTGAACCTCCTGCTGAGGTCGTGGATGAGACttgggaagagaaagaggacaaACAGAACTCAGTACCTGACAAGCCCAAAGCCACATACAAGTACAAAGAAG AACAATGGAAGCCGATAAACCCAGAAGAGAAGAAGCAGTATGACAGGGATTTCCTCCTGGGCTTCCAGTTCATCGGCGCCAGTATGAACAAACCTGAGGGTCTGCCCACCATCAGTGATGTGGTCCTGGACAAG GTGAACAAGACTCCCATGCGACCTGTTGACCCAGCTCGATTAATTAACGTTGGTCCTGATTTTACTCCCTCATATTTGGGGAATCTTGGGACCAGATCAGCGGGAGGACCACGAGGCCCA CCTCCTGGGCCACGTCGCTCCCAGCAGGGTCAGCGTAAAGAACCCAGGAAAATCAACATCAGCAGCATGTCCTTCAATGATGACGTACAACTCAACAAGGCTGAGAAGGCCTGGAAGCCATCAGTGAAGAAGTCCACTCGAAGCCGCGCTGCCGAGGAAACCGAAGAAGATGAAACTGAACAGGGCAAGACTCGGGAGTTGTTCAAGCGTCTGCGCAGTATCCTCAACAAGTTGACTCCTCAGAAGTTTCAGGAGCTGATGAAGCAGGTGACGGATCTGGCGATAGACACGGAGGAGAGGCTGAAAGGAACCATTGACCTCATCTTTGAGAAGGCCATCTCAGAGCCCAACTTCTCTGTGGCCTACGCCAATATGTGCCGCTGCCTTATGGGA TTGAAAGTCCCCACTTCGGACAAGCCAGGAGCTTTTGCCAACTTCCGTAAACTGCTGCTTAACCGCTGTCAGAAAGAGTTTGAGAAGGAccaggatgatgatgagatctttgagaagaagcagaaagagaTGGAGGCTTCCAAAGAT GATGAAGAGCGTGAGCGCATGAGAGTGGCGCTCAATGATGCCAGAGACCAGGCCCGCCGGCGCTCACTGGGGAACATAAAGTTCATAGGCGAGCTCTTCAAGCTGAAGATGCTGACTGAGGCCATCATGCACGACTGTGTAGTGAAACTTCTAAAGAATCACGACCAAGAGTCTCTGGAGTGTCTCTGCAGGCTGTTCTCCACTATTGGAAAAGATCTGGACTTTGAAAAGGCCAAG CCTCGTATGGATCAGTATTTTCACCAGATGGACAAGATCATCAAAGAGAAAAAGACTTCATCCAGAATCCGCTTTATGCTGCAAGACGTCCTGGACCTCAGAAAG TGCAACTGGGTGCCTCGCAGAGGAGAACAGGGTCCTAAAACAATTGACCAAATTCATAAGGAGGCGGAGATGGAAGAGCACAGGGAACACATCAAAGTGCAGCAGCTCATCTCcaagggaggtggaggtggaggcaggaTGGGAGGGGACAGGGGGGACAGGGGAGACAGGGGGGGCCGAGGGTCTCACACACAAGGAGGTGGCCGCAATAACCCGCCTCAGGATGAGGGATGGAACACGGTGCCCATCTCCAAGAACAGACCTATCGACACCAGCCGCCTTAGCAAGATCACCAAg CCCGGTGctctggacttcaacctcaCAATGTTGGCTCCAGGAGGCAAAAGCCTTGCCGGCAGCTGGGGCAAAGGCAGCAGTGGAGGAACTGGAGCTAAACCAGCCAGTGGAGAGCAAG atTCTGGTCGTCCAGCTCCCAGCACCAACCGATTTTCTGCCCTGCAGTCTGGTTCCTCGTTGTCTTCATCCGACTCCGATCGCAGAGTTCCTCAGAG GTCAAGCTCCAGTCGTGAGCGCGGTGGAGACGGGGGCGACCGCGAGAAGGATCGCTTTACTCGCAATGAGGTACGGGAAGGTCGTGAcgacaggagcagcagcaaccAAATCACAAAGAGAAGCTTCAGCAGGGAGTCGCAGGAGCGCGGAGGGAGGGCTGGAGACAGCCGGACCTCCGCTGACCCCGTGCGTCGCGTCGCCAGCATGACTAACGACAGGGACCGAGGAAGTCGGGACAGGGGAAGCAGAGACCGAGGAAGTCGGGACAGGGGAAGCAGAGACCAAGGAAGCCGGGACCGAGGAAGTCGGGACAGGGTTCCAAGTCAAGATCTCACAG CCAAGCGTGAGAGCgcccccactcctcctccttctctccctaaACCTACTTTGACTGAGGAGGAGTTGGAGAAGAAGGCAAATGCCATCGTTGAAGAATACCTCCACATTAATGACTTGAAG GAGGCGCTGCAGTGTGTGGTAGAGCTCAACAGTACCTCGCTGCTGTACGTGTTTGTGCGGACCGGCGTGGAGTCGACGCTGGAGCGCAGCACAATCGCTAGAGAGCGCATGGGCCACTTGCTGCACCAACTTATAAAGGCAGGGACATTGCCCACACCGCAGTGCTACAAAGG GCTAGAAGAGATCCTGGAGGCAGCCGAAGACATGGCCATAGATATACCTCACATATGGCTCTACCTGGCTGAACTCATTACCCCCCTGCTCCACGAGGGAGGCATCCCTATGGGACAGCTCTTCAG GGAGATCTCAAAGCCTCTCCTCCCCCTGGGGAAGGCTGCTGTGCTGCTGGTTCAGATCCTTAAGCTGCTCTGCGACGGAATG ACCCCTAAGAAGGTCGGGGCCATGTGGACAGAGAGCGGGCTGAGCTGGAGTGACTTCTTGCCCAAGGACGAAGACGTCAACGCGTTTGTCACTGAACAG aAGATGGATTTCACCACAGGAGAAATGACGGAGTCAGTGGAGGAGGGTGTAAAGAAAGCCCTGAGTGGAGAAGAGCTCAGTAAACAGCTGGACAGACTCCTCGAGGAAAAGGCCGACAACCAGCGCATAGGAGACTGGGTAGAG gccaaCCTGGACGAGCAACAGGCGACTTCCAACCAGTTTTTACGCGCATTGATGACAGCAGTGTGCCAGTCTGCCATCATAT GTGACAACCCGTACAGGATGGATCCAATTCAGATCAAACAGAGAGCCAGTCTCCTGCAGAAATACCTGTCTGACGAGCAGAAGGAGCTGCAGGCCCTTTGCGCCCTCCAGGCTCTGATGGTGCACATGGAGCAGCCTGCGA ACCTGCTGCGGATGTTCTTCGACGCCTTGTACGATGAGGACGTCATTAAAGAAGAGGCCTTCTATAAGTGGGAAACGAGCAAAGACCCTGCGGAGCAGACGGGCAAAGGTGTGGCCTTGAAATCTGTCACCGCCTTCTTCACCTGGCTCcgcgaggcagaggaggagtcCGACAAGGAATAA
- the eif4g1a gene encoding eukaryotic translation initiation factor 4 gamma 1a isoform X1: MNKPPQPIAGPTSVPNPAPSPGLTQAAYGQGQPPSLVFATQPPPQMNSAPQTRQFAAGPRPLHQQTYYPNRPAMATSAPRVQTSSGPRPVGPTHVYPTNPQMIMMSQQQLSFAGSPQGYFIPPPGQYRAPYMPPTQQYPVTTGTAGFYPGTSPAEYTAYAGAYYPAQPQYSPSVQPAPVMINPPQQQQQAPPPQQQQQQQQQPPQPQPQQQQPPAQAQGPLKRERKPIRIRDPNQGGRDITEEIMSGGRSTTTPTPPQASIADLSPPQTNGEVVQPVATVTRHDDNMEPAVGAETPPPPATAETEPVLEAKQEMDSQMPVCAESDAQSVAPTAATEDPSPLIKDEQSPSSLPPVVASITTTTPAEAVNKDVTKVSDTVDAPVSPSASVAAQEAPLKLEEPQAAPAPPEKAPEKEEKITEEVKKVEKEEQVASSKVEPVVEDAAIVTPVKVAKEEAVAKEEAVAKEEAVTKTSTEMSQPPPSVQEHAVPQTQSAVLNSAPEPKAEPQPEPKAEPQPEPQPEPEPEPEPTPVVTAEPLLSNGLPQNVEELSEDVALSDTTSLDKPDASQSQESTPVAKMAAPTQEEDLEEEKKVEEKNVEEEKENIEDVPPAPISCPTEESTMQAATSLPKKRRNMKELNKKEAIGDLLDAFTDEQEPIPASEPVPTPADPVPVAPAEPPAEVVDETWEEKEDKQNSVPDKPKATYKYKEEQWKPINPEEKKQYDRDFLLGFQFIGASMNKPEGLPTISDVVLDKVNKTPMRPVDPARLINVGPDFTPSYLGNLGTRSAGGPRGPVSQFVLSCPHFFFFYIFVKYVFFLLKFYIMDPFASFQPPGPRRSQQGQRKEPRKINISSMSFNDDVQLNKAEKAWKPSVKKSTRSRAAEETEEDETEQGKTRELFKRLRSILNKLTPQKFQELMKQVTDLAIDTEERLKGTIDLIFEKAISEPNFSVAYANMCRCLMGLKVPTSDKPGAFANFRKLLLNRCQKEFEKDQDDDEIFEKKQKEMEASKDDEERERMRVALNDARDQARRRSLGNIKFIGELFKLKMLTEAIMHDCVVKLLKNHDQESLECLCRLFSTIGKDLDFEKAKPRMDQYFHQMDKIIKEKKTSSRIRFMLQDVLDLRKCNWVPRRGEQGPKTIDQIHKEAEMEEHREHIKVQQLISKGGGGGGRMGGDRGDRGDRGGRGSHTQGGGRNNPPQDEGWNTVPISKNRPIDTSRLSKITKPGALDFNLTMLAPGGKSLAGSWGKGSSGGTGAKPASGEQDSGRPAPSTNRFSALQSGSSLSSSDSDRRVPQRSSSSRERGGDGGDREKDRFTRNEVREGRDDRSSSNQITKRSFSRESQERGGRAGDSRTSADPVRRVASMTNDRDRGSRDRGSRDRGSRDRGSRDQGSRDRGSRDRVPSQDLTAKRESAPTPPPSLPKPTLTEEELEKKANAIVEEYLHINDLKEALQCVVELNSTSLLYVFVRTGVESTLERSTIARERMGHLLHQLIKAGTLPTPQCYKGLEEILEAAEDMAIDIPHIWLYLAELITPLLHEGGIPMGQLFREISKPLLPLGKAAVLLVQILKLLCDGMTPKKVGAMWTESGLSWSDFLPKDEDVNAFVTEQKMDFTTGEMTESVEEGVKKALSGEELSKQLDRLLEEKADNQRIGDWVEANLDEQQATSNQFLRALMTAVCQSAIICDNPYRMDPIQIKQRASLLQKYLSDEQKELQALCALQALMVHMEQPANLLRMFFDALYDEDVIKEEAFYKWETSKDPAEQTGKGVALKSVTAFFTWLREAEEESDKE, encoded by the exons TACCGGGCCCCATACATGCCTCCAACTCAGCAGTATCCTGTGACCACCGGTACAGCTGGCTTCTATCCGGGAACCAGCCCGGCTGAATACACCGCTTATG CAGGAGCATATTATCCTGCTCAGCCACAGTACTCTCCGTCTGTCCAGCCCGCACCGGTCATGATCAACCCCCCCCAGCAACAGCAACAAGCCCCgcctcctcagcagcagcagcagcagcaacagcagccaccgcagccgcagccgcagcagcagcagccgccggCTCAGGCACAAGGCCCACTAAAGAGGGAACGCAAACCG ATAAGAATACGAGACCCCAACCAGGGCGGGCGTGATATCACAGAGGAGATAATGTCAGGTGGAAGGTCCACCACCACACCGACCCCCCCACAG GCCTCCATAGCAGATTTAAGTCCTCCACAGACCAATGGTGAAGTTGTACAACCTGTCGCTACAGTGACAAGACATG ATGATAACATGGAGCCTGCTGTTGGCGCTGAaacccctccacctcctgccaCAGCAGAAACAGAGCCTGTGCTGGAGGCCAAACAGGAAATGGACAGCCAGATGCCTGTGTGTGCTGAATCCGATGCACAATCTGTAGCCCCCACAGCTGCTACTGAGGATCCATCCCCATTGATAAAGGACGAGCAgtctccctcttccctccctcctgtagTAGCATCTATTACAACTACTACTCCTGCTGAAGCAGTAAATAAAGACGTTACTAAAGTCAGTGACACAGTCGATGCACCTGTCAGCCCTTCAGCATCAGTAGCAGCACAAGAGGCACCTCTCAAACTAGAGGAACCACAGGCGGCCCCAGCTCCACCTGAGAAGGCAccagaaaaggaagaaaagataacagaggaagtgaagaaagtTGAAAAAGAGGAGCAGGTGGCTAGTTCCAAGGTGGAGCCTGTAGTTGAAGATGCAGCTATAGTTACCCCTGTTAAAGTGGCAAAAGAAGAAGCTGTGGCAAAAGAAGAAGCCGTGGCAAAAGAAGAAGCCGTGACAAAAACTTCAACTGAAATGTCTCAGCCTCCACCCTCTGTACAGGAACATGCTGTTCCACAGACCCAGAGCGCTGTTCTCAACTCTGCACCTGAACCCAAAGCTGAACCCCAACCTGAACCCAAAGCTGAACCCCAACCTGAACCCCAACCTGAACCCGAACCTGAACCCGAACCTACTCCGGTTGTAACAGCAGAGCCTCTCCTCTCCAACGGTCTTCCTCAGAACGTTGAGGAACTGTCTGAGGATGTTGCGCTTTCAGACACTACATCCCTTGACAAGCCTGATGCCTCGCAATCTCAGGAATCCACACCTGTAGCTAAAATGGCAGCACCAACCCAGGAAGAGGAtttggaagaggagaagaaggtggaagagaagaatgtggaagaggagaaggagaatatAGAGGATGTCCCTCCTGCCCCTATCAGCTGCCCTACAGAGGAATCTACTATGCAAG CTGCTACGTCTCTgccaaagaagaggaggaacatgaaGGAGCTCAACAAAAAGGAGGCCATTGGAGACCTCCTGGATGCATTCACAGAT gagcaggagcccATCCCTGCTTCTGAACCTGTGCCCACTCCGGCCGACCCTGTCCCTGTTGCTCCAGCTGAACCTCCTGCTGAGGTCGTGGATGAGACttgggaagagaaagaggacaaACAGAACTCAGTACCTGACAAGCCCAAAGCCACATACAAGTACAAAGAAG AACAATGGAAGCCGATAAACCCAGAAGAGAAGAAGCAGTATGACAGGGATTTCCTCCTGGGCTTCCAGTTCATCGGCGCCAGTATGAACAAACCTGAGGGTCTGCCCACCATCAGTGATGTGGTCCTGGACAAG GTGAACAAGACTCCCATGCGACCTGTTGACCCAGCTCGATTAATTAACGTTGGTCCTGATTTTACTCCCTCATATTTGGGGAATCTTGGGACCAGATCAGCGGGAGGACCACGAGGCCCAGTGAGTCAATTTGTTCTTTCTTgtccccattttttttttttttacatatttgttaaatacgttttttttttactcaagtTTTATATAATGGATCCCTTTGCCTCCTTTCAGCCTCCTGGGCCACGTCGCTCCCAGCAGGGTCAGCGTAAAGAACCCAGGAAAATCAACATCAGCAGCATGTCCTTCAATGATGACGTACAACTCAACAAGGCTGAGAAGGCCTGGAAGCCATCAGTGAAGAAGTCCACTCGAAGCCGCGCTGCCGAGGAAACCGAAGAAGATGAAACTGAACAGGGCAAGACTCGGGAGTTGTTCAAGCGTCTGCGCAGTATCCTCAACAAGTTGACTCCTCAGAAGTTTCAGGAGCTGATGAAGCAGGTGACGGATCTGGCGATAGACACGGAGGAGAGGCTGAAAGGAACCATTGACCTCATCTTTGAGAAGGCCATCTCAGAGCCCAACTTCTCTGTGGCCTACGCCAATATGTGCCGCTGCCTTATGGGA TTGAAAGTCCCCACTTCGGACAAGCCAGGAGCTTTTGCCAACTTCCGTAAACTGCTGCTTAACCGCTGTCAGAAAGAGTTTGAGAAGGAccaggatgatgatgagatctttgagaagaagcagaaagagaTGGAGGCTTCCAAAGAT GATGAAGAGCGTGAGCGCATGAGAGTGGCGCTCAATGATGCCAGAGACCAGGCCCGCCGGCGCTCACTGGGGAACATAAAGTTCATAGGCGAGCTCTTCAAGCTGAAGATGCTGACTGAGGCCATCATGCACGACTGTGTAGTGAAACTTCTAAAGAATCACGACCAAGAGTCTCTGGAGTGTCTCTGCAGGCTGTTCTCCACTATTGGAAAAGATCTGGACTTTGAAAAGGCCAAG CCTCGTATGGATCAGTATTTTCACCAGATGGACAAGATCATCAAAGAGAAAAAGACTTCATCCAGAATCCGCTTTATGCTGCAAGACGTCCTGGACCTCAGAAAG TGCAACTGGGTGCCTCGCAGAGGAGAACAGGGTCCTAAAACAATTGACCAAATTCATAAGGAGGCGGAGATGGAAGAGCACAGGGAACACATCAAAGTGCAGCAGCTCATCTCcaagggaggtggaggtggaggcaggaTGGGAGGGGACAGGGGGGACAGGGGAGACAGGGGGGGCCGAGGGTCTCACACACAAGGAGGTGGCCGCAATAACCCGCCTCAGGATGAGGGATGGAACACGGTGCCCATCTCCAAGAACAGACCTATCGACACCAGCCGCCTTAGCAAGATCACCAAg CCCGGTGctctggacttcaacctcaCAATGTTGGCTCCAGGAGGCAAAAGCCTTGCCGGCAGCTGGGGCAAAGGCAGCAGTGGAGGAACTGGAGCTAAACCAGCCAGTGGAGAGCAAG atTCTGGTCGTCCAGCTCCCAGCACCAACCGATTTTCTGCCCTGCAGTCTGGTTCCTCGTTGTCTTCATCCGACTCCGATCGCAGAGTTCCTCAGAG GTCAAGCTCCAGTCGTGAGCGCGGTGGAGACGGGGGCGACCGCGAGAAGGATCGCTTTACTCGCAATGAGGTACGGGAAGGTCGTGAcgacaggagcagcagcaaccAAATCACAAAGAGAAGCTTCAGCAGGGAGTCGCAGGAGCGCGGAGGGAGGGCTGGAGACAGCCGGACCTCCGCTGACCCCGTGCGTCGCGTCGCCAGCATGACTAACGACAGGGACCGAGGAAGTCGGGACAGGGGAAGCAGAGACCGAGGAAGTCGGGACAGGGGAAGCAGAGACCAAGGAAGCCGGGACCGAGGAAGTCGGGACAGGGTTCCAAGTCAAGATCTCACAG CCAAGCGTGAGAGCgcccccactcctcctccttctctccctaaACCTACTTTGACTGAGGAGGAGTTGGAGAAGAAGGCAAATGCCATCGTTGAAGAATACCTCCACATTAATGACTTGAAG GAGGCGCTGCAGTGTGTGGTAGAGCTCAACAGTACCTCGCTGCTGTACGTGTTTGTGCGGACCGGCGTGGAGTCGACGCTGGAGCGCAGCACAATCGCTAGAGAGCGCATGGGCCACTTGCTGCACCAACTTATAAAGGCAGGGACATTGCCCACACCGCAGTGCTACAAAGG GCTAGAAGAGATCCTGGAGGCAGCCGAAGACATGGCCATAGATATACCTCACATATGGCTCTACCTGGCTGAACTCATTACCCCCCTGCTCCACGAGGGAGGCATCCCTATGGGACAGCTCTTCAG GGAGATCTCAAAGCCTCTCCTCCCCCTGGGGAAGGCTGCTGTGCTGCTGGTTCAGATCCTTAAGCTGCTCTGCGACGGAATG ACCCCTAAGAAGGTCGGGGCCATGTGGACAGAGAGCGGGCTGAGCTGGAGTGACTTCTTGCCCAAGGACGAAGACGTCAACGCGTTTGTCACTGAACAG aAGATGGATTTCACCACAGGAGAAATGACGGAGTCAGTGGAGGAGGGTGTAAAGAAAGCCCTGAGTGGAGAAGAGCTCAGTAAACAGCTGGACAGACTCCTCGAGGAAAAGGCCGACAACCAGCGCATAGGAGACTGGGTAGAG gccaaCCTGGACGAGCAACAGGCGACTTCCAACCAGTTTTTACGCGCATTGATGACAGCAGTGTGCCAGTCTGCCATCATAT GTGACAACCCGTACAGGATGGATCCAATTCAGATCAAACAGAGAGCCAGTCTCCTGCAGAAATACCTGTCTGACGAGCAGAAGGAGCTGCAGGCCCTTTGCGCCCTCCAGGCTCTGATGGTGCACATGGAGCAGCCTGCGA ACCTGCTGCGGATGTTCTTCGACGCCTTGTACGATGAGGACGTCATTAAAGAAGAGGCCTTCTATAAGTGGGAAACGAGCAAAGACCCTGCGGAGCAGACGGGCAAAGGTGTGGCCTTGAAATCTGTCACCGCCTTCTTCACCTGGCTCcgcgaggcagaggaggagtcCGACAAGGAATAA